CCGTAAGGAATGGCAATACCTCCTCCAATATGAAATGCAATGGAGTTACGGTTATCAATGACGATGTTTTTGGCAAAGTCCAGGTCACCTTTTATATATTGTGCATACGGAATATTCAAGATGGTATATTCGTCCTGATCATTCTTCTTTAAATTACTCATTTTAGAAAGCACATACAGGAGATTTCCCGCAGACTCAAAGTTGAAACGTATACTATAAGAATTACCAATCACTGCGTTGTTCATCAATGCTTGTCCTGCGCTGTTATAGATATAGCTATACCCGGTACGGACAATCAAACGGTCTTTATAGTTATACTCCAGCAGATAGTTCTTCTCATCGTTCAGGAAATTGTTTTTAAACTCGGGTTCTATCCACGGCATATACAAATAGTTGATGTCCAGTAAGTCTATACGATGCTGCGAACGTTGTCTCTGCAAGCCCCATTTATAACTCCATGAACCGGATGCAACGATGCGTGTAAACTCGGGACGCATCTGATAATTATATTGCAGCCCGAATTCCGTGGTTGCCCTTATCCTCCGCTTGAAGTCATTGGATATGAACGGAAACATGAAACGGGGAAAGTTTATACTGGTTTCCACACCAAGTTCCGTATAGTTGTCATTCTTATACCCTAAACCGGAAACAGCTTCGTAAGCTCCCCGAAGCTTAACCAAGAAAGTTTCGGAACCTCTGAATACATTGCGATTCTGAAAAGATACAGATGCCGCGGCACCCAAATCACCCGCAGAGTTCGTTCCCTCCAGTTCGAAAGATACAGACTGATGTTTGTTCTTCGTCAGCATAACATAGGCATTCAGCTTTGCGCTATCACTTACCTGTGTTTCGAAGAAACGTACATTGGTATATTTCAATACCGGCAGACGTCCGAAGTTAGAGTAAGTGCGCTGCACATCCTGTTCGTTGTAAAGATCTCCCGGAGTTATCCGCAAATTATCAGTCAATACTTTAGGACGCAGGTACAATTTATCCTTATAATATATGGGAAACCCTTTATAGTGTATCGAATCATTGATTTCCACACTACTGAGAGCTGAAGATTGCAGGACGTCATAGTCCGCAATGAAATTCACTTTATTAATCGTATACTGTGGATGGTCCTGCAATTCAGCACCGGAATGCTGTCTGTATCGTGCCAGATGCAAGGTCAGATCCACCTGATATGTGCCACGTACCGTATCCGCCGTATAAGAAATATAATCTTTGTTGAATTTATAATAACCGTTGCGAAGCAGGTTGCCCGTGATCCGTTGGCGTTCACTGTCCAGTAT
The nucleotide sequence above comes from Bacteroides intestinalis DSM 17393. Encoded proteins:
- the tamL gene encoding translocation and assembly module lipoprotein TamL, giving the protein MKKGFHYALLTAAILTLASCSTTKYVPDGSYLLDEVRIHTDNKNVKPSNLSIYVRQNPNSKWFSLIKTQLYVYNWSGRDSTRWVNRALRRLGDAPVIYSKEETERSREEMTKAVQNMGYMGATVEYVPKIKKKKVKLAYKVNTGEPYIVRNLKYDVQDEKIWEYMQKDSASTYLSEGMYFNANILDSERQRITGNLLRNGYYKFNKDYISYTADTVRGTYQVDLTLHLARYRQHSGAELQDHPQYTINKVNFIADYDVLQSSALSSVEINDSIHYKGFPIYYKDKLYLRPKVLTDNLRITPGDLYNEQDVQRTYSNFGRLPVLKYTNVRFFETQVSDSAKLNAYVMLTKNKHQSVSFELEGTNSAGDLGAAASVSFQNRNVFRGSETFLVKLRGAYEAVSGLGYKNDNYTELGVETSINFPRFMFPFISNDFKRRIRATTEFGLQYNYQMRPEFTRIVASGSWSYKWGLQRQRSQHRIDLLDINYLYMPWIEPEFKNNFLNDEKNYLLEYNYKDRLIVRTGYSYIYNSAGQALMNNAVIGNSYSIRFNFESAGNLLYVLSKMSNLKKNDQDEYTILNIPYAQYIKGDLDFAKNIVIDNRNSIAFHIGGGIAIPYGNARMIPFEKRYFSGGANSVRGWSVRSLGPGTFSDEKGNFMNQSGDIKLDASIEYRTRLFWKFRGALFVDAGNIWTIREYQDQPGGKFKFDQFYKQIAVAYGVGLRLDLDFFVLRFDGGMKAINPEKGKDRYPILRSDFGRDFAFHFAVGYPF